The Methanobrevibacter thaueri genome includes a window with the following:
- a CDS encoding 4Fe-4S dicluster domain-containing protein, with the protein MTEEISYPVINKELCKGCMRCIVGCPQNAILLSDDMNDAGYQFAYYSGNGCTGCKDCYFTCPEPLALEVHQYKKIVNDSVAKMIKAKAAGKGGK; encoded by the coding sequence ATGACAGAAGAGATATCTTATCCAGTTATAAATAAAGAGCTATGCAAAGGCTGTATGAGATGTATAGTCGGATGTCCTCAAAATGCAATATTACTATCAGATGACATGAACGATGCAGGATATCAATTTGCATATTATAGTGGAAACGGATGCACCGGATGCAAAGACTGTTACTTTACATGTCCGGAACCGTTAGCGTTAGAAGTACATCAATATAAAAAGATTGTAAACGATTCAGTTGCAAAAATGATTAAAGCAAAAGCAGCTGGTAAAGGGGGAAAATAA